GCATCCGGGTACCGTGATCAGTCCGTCGTAATATTGCGCACCGCATACGGTTTCGATCGAGTCGGCGATCACATCCCGGCTCACAAGCGAGTAACGCATCCCGTCCGTACCATTACTCATACCGTCGCTAACACCGATCGTATGAAAGGTTAAACCCACAAGGTCCTGTTCCCAGACCGCCTCTTTTACATGTTGGGCAAGTCCGTTCAGATGCATGTTGCAGGGATTGCCGTCATACCCCATGCTGGCGATACCTACCTGGGCTTTCTTTAAATCATCTTCGGTAAGACCCAGCGCATAAAGCTGCGCCTGTGCTGCTGGTTGCGTAGGGTCCTGGGTAATGGTCTTGGAATACTTGTTTAACTCTGTCATGCCGATTTACTTATAAGTTTAATAATTCAATAAAAAACCCGCCTTTATATGAGGCGGGTCCTGTTTAAATTCGTTTGTTTGTTTATACAATTAACCCTCCTCCGTAGCGGTAGCTAATGACAATGACGATCACCACAAGCATATTGCGGAAGAAAGAAACATTGCGATTGTTATGACCGATCATAATACGAAGGAGCTTTTTGCGAATATAAAGCCTCATTTGTTGTGATCAAAATTTTTCTTCCCGTAGGAAGAACCATTTTGCTATATAAAAGAACTACAAAGCAGGGTTATATGATCGTTGATTTTTGCAACGCCATATTTTCTCCTTTTGCAAAACCTGGAATCGTACCGCGAATAAAATCGCTGATCAGATCGCCGATCGTGCCGGTTGAATAGTTGTTTACCGCATCCAGGTCCTTTGCCACAAAACCGTGCAGCAAGGTCCAGTTAACGGCCGTCCGTATAATGAGCGCTTCCTCATGCAGGTTGAAGTAATCCATCATCATGGCTACAGAGAGGATCGCACCAACAGGATTGGAAAGATTCTTTGTACTTTCCTGCGCCTGTTCAAAGCTAAAGGCCGGACCAAAAAAAGGCATCGTACCGGCTATACGTACAGAGGGGATCATATACCGGGCGCCGGTAATGGCAGCCGCCTGGCTGAAGAGATAGTTGCCCGCGGTCCTGGCTGCGATGATCACATCAAACGCTGAGGGTTGCTGCAGCATACGATCCCAGGCCTCCTGCACGGCTATTGATTCAATCCGCATTCCTTTATATGCCGCACCAGCCTTTTCCAGGGCAGCCTTCCAGGAAACCGGCTGCGGATCTTCCGGATCTGCTATAACGGTGATCTGCTTTCTGCGGTTGGCGGCCTGTTGCAGCGCTGACTGGATGATGCGGTCCTGGTGCTGCCCGCCGGCTGTATATACCTGGTATAATAAAAAGTTGAGGCCCTCGCTATGCCTGGGCTTTAAGGGCGACAGATGTTGCAATGGTGGATATACTGTTACCGGCTGTACGCTTACCAGCACCGGCAGCCCGGTTTCAATTGCATGTTGCGTGGTATAACCGCAAAACAGGGTTGCGTCGCCCACCGGTTGCGCAATCGCATCTGTAACAGGGGTCAGGTTAAAATAATGATCATATTGTTCCGCAACGGCATTCAGTACTTTTACCGCTTGTGCAGCTACTTCCCCTGCAGCTCCTGCTTCTTCGATGATCGTGATCTCCTTTTTCATTTTATGATAGCCCGAGGGTCAATGGTTGATTCTTTGATTTAGCAATAGTGGAGGGCATCGTCTTTTTATAAAGGGTGGGGATGCCTTGTTCCAGTTCGATAACATGCCTTACACAGGCAGGAATTTCATCTTCATAATGACTAATAAAAAGGAGGGTCATTCCTGTTTCAGAATGGATCCGCTCCAGCAGCCGGATCACCATCCGCGACTGGCTGTCGTCCAGGCCCTGACAGGGCTCGTCCAGGGCCAGCATCAGCGGGTCTTTAATCAGCGCCCTTGCCATCAGTACCAGCCGCTGCTCGCCATCGGAAAGCGACCGGAAGGGGAGCTGTGCTTTATCCTGCAGCGAAAAAAAGCGCAGCCATGCAGTTACCTTTCGGGCCTGCGCTTCATCCAGCTTTCTGCATAAACCAAACGCGTCAAAAAAACCTGAACCCACTACCTGGGCGGGCGTGATGCCCGGATCAAAAAAATGTTGCAGATCCGGGGCTACAAAACCGATCCTGCGCTTGATGTCCCAGATGCTTTCGCCACTTCCTCTTCGTTTTCCAAATAAATGGATCTGCTGGGCATAGGCCTGGGGATGATCGCCGTTGATGAGGCTTAGCAAGGCCGATTTACCGGCCCCGTTGCAGCCCTTGATGAGCCAGCATTCACCGTTATTGACCTGCCAGTTAATATTATTAAGGATCGTTGTATTGCCATGACGGATACTTACCTGCTTCATGGAAATAAGGGGCCCGATATGATAGGCTTTTTTGAGTTCGGGAAGTGGGGCTTCCCTGCGTGCCGGTATTGATTGCATAAAGCCAAGCTGTTCCACCGGCGCATAATTTACCAGCGCTCCTTCAGATAATTCAGCAAAATGAGTGATGCATACCGGCAGCTCATGGCTGTCTGTGATCAGGATAATACGGGTGCCGCTGCTGGCCAGCTGGTTCAGTACAGCGTGCAGTATTTTCCGGCTTCCGGCATCCAGGCCGGTAAACACCCGGTCAAGAATGAGCACATCCGGATGGGTAAGCAGGTGACCGACCAATTGCACTTTTTTGAGCTCGCCACCTGAAAGCCGGGCCAGTGGTGTGTGACTGCGATGGGTGAGCCGGAAGGTTTCGAGCCATTGAAATACAGTAACTGCATCGCCTTTTTTTAAGAGCGTTTCGGAAACCGTTGCCGTTTCATTGGCGGAGCTGGCAAAGCGTTGCTGATAATAGCGGCCGGTGTTATGGATCTGGTTGCGGAGCGGGTACATAGCCGGCACATAGGCTACAACCGGTTGCACGGACTGCGTTCCTTTTTTAAATTCAACAGAACCGGTATAGGACAATATACCTTTGAGTACCCCGGCCAGCAGCGATTTTCCGCTGCCGCTGGCTCCAAAAACAGCAAGATGCTCATCCGCTTTTAATGTGAAGCTGATGCGGTTGAGTAAAAGCTTTCCGGCTTGTTGAACCGTTACATTTTTTAATATGATACTACAGTACGCTTCCATTGCTATGTTCCGGATAGGAATGCCCTGGCCGGGCTCCAAAGACTAAGCGGTGGTTTTTACTTTTTCCGCCATTTCTCTAAGATCATTATCGCCTACTTCCTTTTTGGCATCGGCAACATTCAGAAACTGCTGATACAATGCATCTACCTGGTTCCGGTCAAACTCATATCCGAGGTTTTTAAACCGGTAAGCCAGTGCACTGCGGCCGCTGCGTGCGGTAAGCACGATGCGGGAGGTGTCGGCGCCTACCTCATGCGGGGCGATGATTTCGTAAGTGGTGGCTTCTTTTAAAAAGCCATCCTGGTGAATGCCCGATGAGTGCGAGAAGGCATTGTCGCCGACGACCGCTTTATTCGGCTGGACGACCATCCGCATGGTTTCTGCAACCAGGTGGCTCATGGGCAGTAACTGGGTGGTATCTACATCTGTGTAAAGATCAAGCTCTGGATGTTTCTTTATAGCCATCACTACTTCTTCCAGGGAGGTGTTGCCTGCGCGTTCTCCGATACCGTTAATGGTACATTCGATCTGACGGGCTCCGGCGATGGCGCCTGCGATGGAATTGGCAGTGGCCAGCCCCAGGTCATTGTGGCAATGACAGGAGAAAATAGCCTTGTCGGCATTGGGCACATGATTCAGCAGGTAGCTGAATTTTTCTGCATACTGGTGTGGCAGGCAGGAGCCTGTAGTATCAGGAATATTCACTACCGTTGCACCGGCACCGATCACAGCCTCTACCAGCAGGGCCAGGAACTGCAGGTCGGCACGGCCGGCATCTTCTGCAAAGAACTCCACATCCGGAACCAGGTTCCGGGCCAGTTTTACAGCGGCAACGGCCCGCTCGATAATGTTTTCTCGGGTGGTATTGAATTTATATTTTATGTGATTGTCGGAGGAGCCGATACCGGTGTGGATCCGCGGACGTACAGCAGGCTTCAGCGCCGCAGCCGCCACTTCAATGTCTTTCTGTACCGCACGGGTAAGACCACATACGGTAGCAGTTTTGATCACTTTAGAGATTTCTTCCACCGATGCAAAATCGCCCGGACTGGAAATGGGAAAACCGGCTTCGATGATGTCTACGCCAAGAGCTTCCAGTTTCAGCGCCAGCTTGATTTTTTCTTCGGTATTCAGTTTACAACCCGGAACCTGCTCACCATCTCTTAAAGTAGTGTCAAAAATAAAAACCTTGTTATCCGCCATAATTCGTTTATTTAATTTAGAATTGTTATTTTCAATACTCAATCCGCAACATCGAAAGCGGTTTTTTGTATGATTCTTAAAAATAACTTCATAATATGAAACCCTGAAACCAATTTGTAGAACTACTTACATTGAATAAAGGGAATTGATGAATTATAATTAATTGATATTCAGTAATAAAAGAAGGAGTAAATTACGATGCCCAGTAGGTCGACAGACGCATTATTTCAACTGATAAAATCACTGGAAAAATCAGAAAAGCGAAATCTGAAGCTTTTTGCGGGGCGTAACTCGGGCGCAGAGTCTCTGAAAAGTATGCAGCTTTTCAACGCCCTCGACAAACTACCCGAATATGATGAAAAGCAATTGCTGAAAAAGGTGCCAACAGTCAGCAAGCAACAACTTTCCAATACCAAGGCCTTGCTGTATAAGCAGATACTGGGCAGCTTGCGGATCATACGGGAAGATAAAAATGCAGATATGCAGCTGCGGGAAATGATGGACAGCGCGCGCATTCTTTTTAATAAAGGGCTTTACCTGCAAACGCTTAAAATACTGGATAAGACCAAGGAGTTTGCCCGAACATGGCATCAGCTTACCTACCTTCAACAGGCATTGTTTTTTGAAAAAAAGATTGAGGGCCTGTATATTACCCGAAGCATCCAGAACCGGGCCGATGAACTGGCCGAAGAGGCCGATGCCATCGTGGAAAAGA
The sequence above is a segment of the Niabella agricola genome. Coding sequences within it:
- a CDS encoding ATP-binding cassette domain-containing protein, with the protein product MEPGQGIPIRNIAMEAYCSIILKNVTVQQAGKLLLNRISFTLKADEHLAVFGASGSGKSLLAGVLKGILSYTGSVEFKKGTQSVQPVVAYVPAMYPLRNQIHNTGRYYQQRFASSANETATVSETLLKKGDAVTVFQWLETFRLTHRSHTPLARLSGGELKKVQLVGHLLTHPDVLILDRVFTGLDAGSRKILHAVLNQLASSGTRIILITDSHELPVCITHFAELSEGALVNYAPVEQLGFMQSIPARREAPLPELKKAYHIGPLISMKQVSIRHGNTTILNNINWQVNNGECWLIKGCNGAGKSALLSLINGDHPQAYAQQIHLFGKRRGSGESIWDIKRRIGFVAPDLQHFFDPGITPAQVVGSGFFDAFGLCRKLDEAQARKVTAWLRFFSLQDKAQLPFRSLSDGEQRLVLMARALIKDPLMLALDEPCQGLDDSQSRMVIRLLERIHSETGMTLLFISHYEDEIPACVRHVIELEQGIPTLYKKTMPSTIAKSKNQPLTLGLS
- a CDS encoding isocitrate/isopropylmalate family dehydrogenase; translated protein: MKKEITIIEEAGAAGEVAAQAVKVLNAVAEQYDHYFNLTPVTDAIAQPVGDATLFCGYTTQHAIETGLPVLVSVQPVTVYPPLQHLSPLKPRHSEGLNFLLYQVYTAGGQHQDRIIQSALQQAANRRKQITVIADPEDPQPVSWKAALEKAGAAYKGMRIESIAVQEAWDRMLQQPSAFDVIIAARTAGNYLFSQAAAITGARYMIPSVRIAGTMPFFGPAFSFEQAQESTKNLSNPVGAILSVAMMMDYFNLHEEALIIRTAVNWTLLHGFVAKDLDAVNNYSTGTIGDLISDFIRGTIPGFAKGENMALQKSTII
- a CDS encoding 2-isopropylmalate synthase; the encoded protein is MADNKVFIFDTTLRDGEQVPGCKLNTEEKIKLALKLEALGVDIIEAGFPISSPGDFASVEEISKVIKTATVCGLTRAVQKDIEVAAAALKPAVRPRIHTGIGSSDNHIKYKFNTTRENIIERAVAAVKLARNLVPDVEFFAEDAGRADLQFLALLVEAVIGAGATVVNIPDTTGSCLPHQYAEKFSYLLNHVPNADKAIFSCHCHNDLGLATANSIAGAIAGARQIECTINGIGERAGNTSLEEVVMAIKKHPELDLYTDVDTTQLLPMSHLVAETMRMVVQPNKAVVGDNAFSHSSGIHQDGFLKEATTYEIIAPHEVGADTSRIVLTARSGRSALAYRFKNLGYEFDRNQVDALYQQFLNVADAKKEVGDNDLREMAEKVKTTA